The following proteins are co-located in the Dromiciops gliroides isolate mDroGli1 chromosome 2, mDroGli1.pri, whole genome shotgun sequence genome:
- the NEDD8 gene encoding NEDD8, translated as MLIKVKTLTGKEIEIDIEPTDKVERIKERVEEKEGIPPQQQRLIYSGKQMNDEKTAADYKIQGGSVLHLVLALRGGGGLGR; from the exons ATGCTGATCAAAGTGAAG ACGCtgacaggaaaggaaattgaGATCGACATTGAACCCACAGACAAG GTCGAACGGATCAAAGAGCgggtggaagagaaagaaggaattccTCCACAGCAGCAGCGACTCATCTACAGTGGCAAACAGAT gAACGACGAGAAGACAGCTGCTGATTATAAGATCCAAGGGGGCTCAGTCCTTCATTTGGTGTTGGCTCTTCGTGGGGGAGGTGGCCTTGGGCGGTGA
- the LOC122739730 gene encoding magnesium-dependent phosphatase 1-like, with product MARLPQLAVFDLDYTLWPFWVDTHVEPPFHRNRDGSVRDSNGKIVRLYPEVPDVLERLRGLGVTIAAASRTGEIQGANQLLELFDLTKYFAHKEIYPGCKVTHFERLQQKTGIPYSEMIFFDDEKRNIVDVSKLGVTCIHVQSAMSLHTLTKGLETFAKS from the exons ATGGCCCGCCTTCCGCAGCTGGCAGTCTTCGACCTGG ATTACACTCTCTGGCCCTTCTGGGTTGACACACATGTGGAACCCCCATTCCACAGGAACAG GGACGGAAGTGTGCGGGACAGCAATGGGAAGATTGTTAGACTGTACCCAGAAGTGCCCGACGTGCTGGAACGTCTCCGTGGCCTGGGGGTGACCATCGCTGCTGCCTCCCG GACCGGTGAGATTCAAGGAGCCAATCAGCTCTTGGAGCTTTTTGACCTCACTAAATATTTTGCACACAAGGAAATTTATCCAGGCTGCAAAGTCACACACTTTGAGAG ATTGCAGCAGAAGACTGGTATCCCCTATTCCGAAATGATCTTCTTCGATGACGAGAAGCGGAACATCGTAGATGTCAGCAAACTGG GTGTCACCTGTATTCATGTCCAGAGTGCAATGAGTCTGCACACTCTGACTAAAGGCCTAGAAACATTTGCAAAGTCCTGA
- the CHMP4A gene encoding charged multivesicular body protein 4a isoform X1, translated as MSGLGRLFGRAGKKEKDPSPEEAIQKLRETEKILIKKQEFLEQKIQQELQTAKQHGTKNKRAALQALRRKKRLEQQLAQTDGTLSTLEFQREAIENATTNAEVLRTMGLAARAMSKAHQDMDIDKVDELMSEITEQQEIAQQISDAISRPVGFGDDVDEDELLEELEELEQETLNQELLNMGDDEEEAPAKLPDVPSTHLPPSPASEADEENELKQLVEWVS; from the exons ATGAGCGGCCTGGGGAGGCTCTTTGGCAGGG ccgggaagaaggagaaggaccCAAGCCCAGAAGAGGCAATTCAGAAATTGCGGGAGACAGAGAAGATACTGATCAAAAAGCAGGAGTTTCTAGAGCAAAAGATCCAGCAGGAACTTCAGACGGCCAAGCAGCATGGGACCAAGAACAAAAGAG CTGCCCTGCAGGCACTGCGCAGAAAGAAGAGGCTGGAACAACAGCTGGCACAGACAGATGGGACTCTATCTACCCTGGAATTCCAGCGTGAAGCCATTGAGAATGCCACCACCAATGCTGAAGTGCTTCGAACCATGGGGCTGGCTGCTCGTGCCATGAGCAAGGCTCACCAGGACAT GGACATCGACAAGGTGGATGAACTGATGTCTGAAATCACAGAGCAACAGGAAATAGCCCAGCAAATCTCAGATGCCATTTCTCGGCCTGTGGGCTTTGGGGATGATGTGGATGAG GATGAGCTGCTAGAGGAATTAGAGGAACTAGAGCAGGAGACATTGAACCAAGAGTTGCTGAATATGGGAGATGATGAAGAGGAAGCACCGGCCAAGTTGCCTGATGTCCCTTCTACTCATTTACCCCCCAGTCCAG ctTCCGAggctgatgaggaaaatgaactgAAGCAATTGGTTGAGTGGGTATCTTGA
- the TM9SF1 gene encoding transmembrane 9 superfamily member 1, whose amino-acid sequence MTALDAFRGRPCLWLPVLLLLGSGHIPGVTSETHYQPGDPVMLYVNKVGPYHNPQETYHYYQLPVCCPEKIRHKSLSLGEVLDGDRMAESMYQIRFRENVEKRTLCQMQLTFAQVERLRQAIEELYYFEFVVDDLPIRGFVGYMEESGFLPHSHKIGLWTHLDFHLEFHGDRIVFANVSVRDVKPHSLDVVRPEEPLDLTHTYSVHWSETSAERRGDRRHGDDGGFFPRTLEIHWLSIINSMVLVFLLVGFVAVILMRVLRNDLARYNLDEEPNSGSSTDDFDQGDNGWKIIHTDVFRFPPCRGLLCAVLGVGAQFLALGTGIIVMALLGMFNVHRHGAINSAAILLYALTCCIAGYVSSHFYRQIGGERWVWNIILTTSLFSVPFFLTWSVVNSVHWANGSTQALPATTILLLLTVWLLVGFPLTVIGGIFGKNNATPFDAPCRTKNIAREIPPQPWYKSTIVHMTIGGFLPFSAISVELYYIFATVWGREQYTLYGILFFVFAILLSVGACISIALTYFQLSGEDYRWWWRSVLSVGSTGLFIFFYSVFYYARRSNMSGAVQTVEFFGYSFLTAYVFFLMLGTISFFSSLKFIRYIYVNLKMD is encoded by the exons ATGACAGCTCTGGATGCCTTTCGAGGCAGACCCTGCTTGTGGCTGCCAGTGCTACTGCTTCTAGGCTCTGGCCACATTCCTGGGGTGACCAGTGAGACCCACTATCAGCCTGGAGACCCTGTCATGCTCTATGTCAACAAGGTGGGGCCTTACCACAACCCCCAGGAGACCTACCACTACTACCAGCTGCCTGTTTGCTGCCCAGAAAAGATCCGACACAAGAGCCTCAGCCTAGGTGAGGTGTTGGATGGTGACCGAATGGCGGAGTCCATGTATCAGATCCGCTTCAGAGAGAATGTTGAGAAGCGGACTCTCTGCCAGATGCAACTAACTTTTGCCCAG GTTGAGCGGCTGCGCCAGGCCATTGAGGAATTATACTACTTTGAGTTTGTGGTGGATGACCTGCCAATTCGTGGCTTTGTGGGCTACATGGAAGAGAGTGGTTTCCTTCCACATAGTCACAAGATAGGACTCTGGACTCACCTGGATTTTCACCTTGAGTTCCATGGGGATCGAATTGTTTTTGCCAATGTCTCAGTTCGTGATGTCAAGCCCCATAGCCTGGATGTGGTACGGCCTGAAGAGCCTCTGGACCTCACTCACACTTACAGTGTGCATTGGTCTGAGACTTCAGCAGAACGTCGGGGTGATAGGCGCCATGGTGATGATGGTGGCTTCTTCCCTCGAACACTGGAGATCCACTGGCTGTCTATTATCAACTCTATGGTGCTGGTGTTTCTACTGGTGGGATTTGTAGCTGTCATCCTCATGCGGGTTCTTCGTAATGACTTGGCCCGCTACAATTTGGATGAGGAGCCAAACTCTGGTAGCTCCACTGATGACTTTGACCAGGGTGACAATGGCTGGAAGATTATCCATACTGATGTTTTCCGATTTCCCCCCTGTCGCGGTCTGCTCTGTGCTGTGCTTGGTGTGGGTGCCCAGTTCCTGGCCCTTGGCACTG GCATCATCGTCATGGCACTGCTGGGCATGTTCAATGTGCACCGCCATGGTGCCATCAACTCAGCAGCCATCTTGCTGTACGCCCTGACCTGCTGCATTGCTGGCTATGTGTCCAGCCACTTCTACCGGCAGATTGGAGGGGAGCGATGGGTCTGGAACATCATCCTCACCACCAGCCTCTTCTCTG TGCCTTTCTTCCTGACTTGGAGCGTGGTGAACTCTGTGCATTGGGCCAATGGATCGACACAAGCGCTTCCAGCCACTACCATCCTGCTGCTGCTAACAGTCTGGCTCCTGGTGGGCTTCCCTCTCACTGTCATAGGTGGCATCTTTGGTAAGAACAATGCCACTCCTTTTGATGCACCCTGTCGGACCAAGAATATTGCACGAGAGATTCCTCCCCAGCCCTGGTACAAGTCTACTATTGTCCACATGACTATTGGTGGCTTCTTACCCTTCAG TGCCATCTCGGTGGAGCTCTACTACATTTTCGCCACAGTGTGGGGCCGAGAGCAATACACGCTCTACGGCATCCTCTTCTTCGTCTTCGCCATCCTGCTGAGTGTGGGCGCCTGCATCTCCATCGCGCTCACCTACTTTCAGCTTTCGGGAGAGGATTATCGATGGTGGTGGCGCTCCGTGCTCAGCGTGGGCTCCACAGGCCTCTTCATCTTCTTCTACTCCGTCTTCTACTACGCACGGCGCTCCAACATGTCCGGCGCCGTGCAGACCGTGGAGTTCTTCGGTTACTCTTTCCTCACGGCCTACGTCTTCTTCCTCATGCTGGGCAccatctccttcttctcttcgCTCAAGTTCATCCGCTATATCTATGTCAACCTCAAGATGGACTGA
- the CHMP4A gene encoding charged multivesicular body protein 4a isoform X2 — translation MLSQSLGLGLAGGKRGGAVLAKKGGSGKDSGRPKPSVGVVPHQGSGNQDERPGEALWQGREEGEGPKPRRGNSEIAGDREDTDQKAGVSRAKDPAGTSDGQAAWDQEQKRDIDKVDELMSEITEQQEIAQQISDAISRPVGFGDDVDEDELLEELEELEQETLNQELLNMGDDEEEAPAKLPDVPSTHLPPSPASEADEENELKQLVEWVS, via the exons ATGTTGAGCCAGAGCCTTGGACTGGGATTggctggggggaagaggggaggggctgTTCTTGCAAAGAAAGGCGGAAGTGGGAAGGACTCCGGGAGACCGAAGCCAAGTGTGGGGGTCGTACCTCATCAGGGATCCGGGAATCAGGATGAGCGGCCTGGGGAGGCTCTTTGGCAGGG ccgggaagaaggagaaggaccCAAGCCCAGAAGAGGCAATTCAGAAATTGCGGGAGACAGAGAAGATACTGATCAAAAAGCAGGAGTTTCTAGAGCAAAAGATCCAGCAGGAACTTCAGACGGCCAAGCAGCATGGGACCAAGAACAAAAGAG GGACATCGACAAGGTGGATGAACTGATGTCTGAAATCACAGAGCAACAGGAAATAGCCCAGCAAATCTCAGATGCCATTTCTCGGCCTGTGGGCTTTGGGGATGATGTGGATGAG GATGAGCTGCTAGAGGAATTAGAGGAACTAGAGCAGGAGACATTGAACCAAGAGTTGCTGAATATGGGAGATGATGAAGAGGAAGCACCGGCCAAGTTGCCTGATGTCCCTTCTACTCATTTACCCCCCAGTCCAG ctTCCGAggctgatgaggaaaatgaactgAAGCAATTGGTTGAGTGGGTATCTTGA
- the TSSK4 gene encoding LOW QUALITY PROTEIN: testis-specific serine/threonine-protein kinase 4 (The sequence of the model RefSeq protein was modified relative to this genomic sequence to represent the inferred CDS: deleted 3 bases in 2 codons) has product MCAEHGNWGFRNQEEEEGTTATGDKKSSPPLLRPLPLQVPNREQSPVAPAGVNKQASIWGPASFRRRPQRPRASASLDVKVSSGEHTPPPTNVITTKGRGDVTEASKQPPSTHVTYRSVMEEYGYEVGKVIGNGSYGTVYEAYYTKQKVHVAVKIISKKKASEDYLNKFLPREIQVMKILRHKYLINFYQAIETTSRVYMILELAQGGDVLEWIQRYGACSEPLAGKWFSQLTLGIAYLHSKGIVHRPCLTLRPSAAGRDLKLENLLLDKRENVKISDFGFSKMVTTSGSQTQQNPSQHLMGCFSHLSQTYCGSFAYACPEILLGLPYNPFLSDTWSMGVILYTLVAAHLPFDDTNLKKLLRETQKEVNFPANRPISQECKNLIHMMLRQAVKRATILDILKDPWVLKFQPEQPIHEIQILEVLCLPQNSNTTTSHPPEVAS; this is encoded by the exons ATGTGTGCGGAACATGGGAACTGGGGG TTCCGTAaccaggaagaagaagaaggaacaaCAGCTACTGGTGACAAAAAGAGCAGTCCACCCCTCCTCCGTCCTCTT CCCCTCCAAGTTCCTAATAGAGAACAGAGCCCTGTGGCCCCAGCCGGGGTAAATAAACAGGCAAGCATTTGGGGGCCAGCTTCATTTCGGCGCCGCCCCCAGCGGCCAAGGGCGTCAGCCTCCCTGGACGTCAAAGTTAGCTCAGGTGAACATACCCCCCCGCCCACCAATGTTATTACTACCAAGGGGCGAGGGGATGTCACCGAGGCATCAAAACAGCCACCATCAACCCACGTGACCTACCGCTCTGTCATGGAAGAGTATGGCTATGAAGTAGGCAAGGTGATTGGTAATGGCTCTTACGGCACTGTCTATGAGGCCTACTACACTAAGCAAAAAGTCCATGTTGCTGTCAAGATCATCTCCAAAAAGAAAGCCTCTGAGGACTATCTTAACAAGTTCCTGCCCCGTGAGATCCAG GTAATGAAAATCTTGCGGCACAAGTACCTAATCAACTTCTACCAAGCCATCGAGACCACATCTCGCGTGTATATGATCCTAGAGCTGGCTCAGGGGGGCGATGTTCTTGAGTGGATCCAGCGCTACGGGGCCTGCTCTGAGCCCCTTGCCGGCAAGTGGTTCTCCCAGCTCACCCTGGGCATCGCTTACCTGCATAGCAAGGGCATCGTGCACCG CCCCTGCCTGACCCTCAGGCCTTCTGCTGCTGGTAGGGACCTAAAGCTGGAGAATCTGTTGCTGGATAAGCGGGAAAATGTGAAGATCTCTGACTTCGGCTTTTCCAAGATGGTGACAACTAGCGGCAGCCAGACCCAGCAGAACCCTTCCCAACACCTCATGGGCTGCTTTTCCCACCTCAGCCAGACCTATTGCGGTAGTTTCGCCTATGCCTGTCCAGAGATCTTGCTGGGTTTGCCCTACAACCCTTTCCTCTCTGACACCTGGAGCATGGGCGTCATTCTCTACACCCTGGTGGCTGCCCATCTACCCTTTGATGACACCAACCTAAAAAAGCTGCTTCGAGAGACCCAGAAGGAGGTCAACTTCCCAGCTAACCGCCCCATCTCTCAGGAGTGCAAG AACCTGATTCACATGATGCTGCGCCAGGCTGTCAAACGTGCTACCATCCTGGACATCCTCAAGGACCCCTGGGTGCTCAAGTTCCAGCCAGAGCAGCCCATCCATGAAATCCAGATCCTAGAGGTCCTGTGCCTACCACAGAACTCCAACACTACCACCTCACACCCTCCTGAAGTTGCAAGTTGA